The Candidatus Campbellbacteria bacterium genomic interval GATGGAATTAAATATCGGAGATTTGGCAACACACTTGGGTCAGTTTCCTAAGGGGTCATTAGACCCTTCAATTGCTGAAAAATTGAGGGATGAGGGATATGGTGACAAATTAAAAGGAATGGACGCGATATTTAAATAAAATGGTGGATTAGGCGGTGGTGGCAGTGGCTTGTCGGCATCGTGTAGGGGTTTGTGATATTGAAAAAACTGATATACTGGTTTTGTTATGAACAGTTTGAATCCGAGTGAGAGTGTTTTCAGATATATTAAAAGCAAATTTTATGTTGGGTGAAAAGTGTGGAGTTTTTGGAGTGTCCAGTCTACCAAATGCAATTGAAACAACTGTAATTGCTTTGCATATTGTTCAACATAGAGGGCAGGAGTCTGTGGGTGTTTCTGTTGTGAACAACAACACCATGACGACAAGATTGAAAGAGGGGCTGGTCAAGGTGAATTTTAGTGAGGCCGATTCAGTAAAAGGTTTGGAAGGAGATTCTGCAATCGGTCATACGAGGTATTCAACAACACAATCAAAATCTCCATTACTTGATGCACAGCCGATAGAGATGACGCTTCCAAATTTCTCTGATATGAAAGTTGCTATAGCGCATAACGGTCAGTTGTTGGATTATGAAAAGTTGAAAAAAGAGTTGGTAAATCAAGGTGCAAAATTCAAAACAGATTCTGATACGGAGATAATATTGCAGTTGTTGGCGAAAGAGGATGAGAGCGACATAACAAAGGCAATTTTTAATGTGTTGAAGAAGGTAAAGGGTGGCTTTGCGATTGTTATTTTGTTGGAAGATGGGACTTTGTATGCCGCAAGGGATGAGATAGGTATTCGCCCTCTTGTGTTGGGTAAAAAAAATGGAAGTTTTGCCGTTGCTTCTGAGAGTTGTGTTTTTAATGCGATAGATTTTGAATGTGTAAGGGAGGTAGAACCTGGTGAGTTGTTAAAAATAAAAGGTGATAAAATGGAATCTTTGAGGTTTGCAGAGAAACAGAGGGTGAGACCGTGTATTTTTGAATTAATTTATTTTGCTCGCCCTGATAGTCTATTCTTGGGGAAGACAATATATGAGCGCAGAAAGGAAATAGGTAGGCAATTAGCAAAAGAATCACCAATGAAAGCAGATATGGTTATACCAATCCCTGACTCGGGTCTGCCGATGGCGATTGGCTATTCAGAAGAATCTGGAATTCCTTTTGAGTACGGGATCATAAGAAGCCATTACGCTGTTAGGTCTTTTATTCAGCCGAAGCAAACTCTGAGGCAAAAGGCGATTTTATTCAAACACAATCCAAATATAGATCTTTTGAAAGGTAAGGATATAATTTTGATTGATGATTCTCTTGTGCGTGGGACGACAATAAAAAAGTTAATCGCGTTGATAAGAAAAACGGATGTAAAGTCAATAAATGTGAAAATTGGCTCGCCTATGTTGAAACATAAAGATATATATGGAATTGATATACCATCTGAATCTGAACTTATCGCGAATTTAAAGACCTTAGATGAAATAAAAAAAGAAATAAATGCAGATACTTTAACCTATTTATCTATTGACGGTATTTATAGAGCCGCAGGATTTGAGTCGCGAGATGACAAAAATCCGCAAATGACAGACCATTATTTTACAGGCGATTATCCGATAAGGTAGGGGGGAGTGGGGTTTGCAATGTAAAGAATTGTGGGGTATGCTTACTGCATGTCTAAAAAATTCGGTAAACTCAAAAAGATAGACTTGCGAGAAGTTTGGCCCAATGAGGCGGCTGACTTTTCAGTATGGTTAGCAGAGCAGGGCGGTCTTGATCTTCTTAGCAATGAACTCGGTATTAGCATTTCACTTATAAAAAGGGAAGCCAGTGTCGGTAAGTTTAGCGTTGATATTCTTGCAGAAGAAGAGGGTACTGGAAGAAAAATAATTATTGAAAATCAATTAGAAACCACTAACCACGACCATTTGGGGAAGATAATCACTTATGCAGCTGGATATGGTGCGCCAATAATAATTTGGCTATTTAAGAATATTAGAGAAGAACATAGGGAGGCAATTGATTGGTTAAATAATAACACCGATGAAAATGTTTACTTTTTTCCAGTCAAGGTTGAAGTATGGCAGATTGATAATTCTAAATTTGCACCAAAATTTCAAATAATTGGTGGACCAAATGAATGGGCAAAAACAATTAAGAGAGGCAGTAATGATGAACTTGGGGAAACAAAATTAAAACAATTAAACTAT includes:
- the purF gene encoding amidophosphoribosyltransferase: MLGEKCGVFGVSSLPNAIETTVIALHIVQHRGQESVGVSVVNNNTMTTRLKEGLVKVNFSEADSVKGLEGDSAIGHTRYSTTQSKSPLLDAQPIEMTLPNFSDMKVAIAHNGQLLDYEKLKKELVNQGAKFKTDSDTEIILQLLAKEDESDITKAIFNVLKKVKGGFAIVILLEDGTLYAARDEIGIRPLVLGKKNGSFAVASESCVFNAIDFECVREVEPGELLKIKGDKMESLRFAEKQRVRPCIFELIYFARPDSLFLGKTIYERRKEIGRQLAKESPMKADMVIPIPDSGLPMAIGYSEESGIPFEYGIIRSHYAVRSFIQPKQTLRQKAILFKHNPNIDLLKGKDIILIDDSLVRGTTIKKLIALIRKTDVKSINVKIGSPMLKHKDIYGIDIPSESELIANLKTLDEIKKEINADTLTYLSIDGIYRAAGFESRDDKNPQMTDHYFTGDYPIR
- a CDS encoding DUF4268 domain-containing protein, which gives rise to MSKKFGKLKKIDLREVWPNEAADFSVWLAEQGGLDLLSNELGISISLIKREASVGKFSVDILAEEEGTGRKIIIENQLETTNHDHLGKIITYAAGYGAPIIIWLFKNIREEHREAIDWLNNNTDENVYFFPVKVEVWQIDNSKFAPKFQIIGGPNEWAKTIKRGSNDELGETKLKQLNYWTKLKNYAEEKNLTLFSQTPYAGNWYNITIGSSDARIRITINTQKNMLVCEIYIRSNKDLFRYLEGKKNEIENEIGSTLEWSGDDDKIGSNILQRKMGFDIDNEKEMEASFDWLIDRTTAFERVFGKFLEEYKRG